The Polaribacter sp. Q13 sequence TCTTTTATTAATTTTTGATGTGTATCAAAAGCACGCCTTTTTACATTTAAGCCTCCCGGAAGCCTTCCTTCTGTATGGCAGCCAATGTACATGCTCTCTAACATGGTATCCCAAATTCTATGCAATTCTTTATCTATATGTTCTGCGGAATTAAGTTCTAATTCATTTAAATGAACAACTTCAGAAATTGATAGATGATCTTTCTCACAATATTCCTCTAACTGAATGGCTCTATTAATTGGATAAGGAAAATTCTTTTTATTGATTTCTATTTCTTCTTCTAGGTGATCATTTTCTTGCACAATAAACCCACCTCCTATAGAATAATAGGTTTCTGTAGAAATCTCATCTCCATTACAAAAGCCACTAAACGTAATTCCGTTTGCATGAAAAGGAAGAAATTCTTTATTAAATACAATAGATTTTTTATAAAAAGGAATTCGTTTACCTCCTTTAAATAAAATTTCTTCTTCTTCATTTATTCTATCAACAATAATAAAAACATCTTCTATAGGTATATATTCTGGGTCAGCTTCACTTAAACCTAATAGTATTGCTAAATCTGTGGCATGCCCTTTTCCTGTAAGAGAAAGAGATCCGTATAAATCAACCTGAATAGCATCCATTAAAGAAAACTTATTATTTTCTTTTAAATGGCGAATCCACTGTTCGGCAGCACGCCAAGGTCCAAGCGTGTGAGAACTAGAAGGTCCAACACCTATTTTAAGCATATCAAAAACACTAATAAATTGCGACATTCGTAAGGTTTAATTAAGAATAGTTGTAAAAATAAAAAATCCAACTCAATGAGTTGGATTTTTTTATTGAAAATATAATTTATATTAGTTGTATATAGACTCTTTACCAAATTCAACAGCTAACATATAATAAACTACTGCTCTATATTTACTTCTTTCAGATTTACCGATTGCTTCCACAACTTTATTAATTGCTTCATCCAATTTAGGACCATCTGCTAAACCTAACTTTTTAATTAAAAAATTATTTTTAACCGTTAACAATTCTTTTGCATCTGAACCAGATACAGTTTCAGCATCTCTTTTATAAATAGAAGGGCCTAATCCTTTTGTTACCGC is a genomic window containing:
- a CDS encoding L-serine ammonia-lyase, translated to MSQFISVFDMLKIGVGPSSSHTLGPWRAAEQWIRHLKENNKFSLMDAIQVDLYGSLSLTGKGHATDLAILLGLSEADPEYIPIEDVFIIVDRINEEEEILFKGGKRIPFYKKSIVFNKEFLPFHANGITFSGFCNGDEISTETYYSIGGGFIVQENDHLEEEIEINKKNFPYPINRAIQLEEYCEKDHLSISEVVHLNELELNSAEHIDKELHRIWDTMLESMYIGCHTEGRLPGGLNVKRRAFDTHQKLIKDTSYTNPKEWITAIRSTEVKFREILKWVSCFALSVNEVNAALGRVVTAPTNGSAGVIPAVLMYYMVIENHEADFSQVKKFLLTAGEIGSIFKKNATISAAMGGCQAEIGVSSAMAAAALTELLGGTAAQCLSAAEIAMEHHLGLTCDPIGGLVQVPCIERNSMGAIKAIHAAEIALETDPKEALVHLDSVIDTMWETAKDMNKNYKETSEGGLAVTVRIVDC
- a CDS encoding DUF2853 family protein, coding for MSKFDEKVAQYSKFMDDKGLKYNADLLKAVTKGLGPSIYKRDAETVSGSDAKELLTVKNNFLIKKLGLADGPKLDEAINKVVEAIGKSERSKYRAVVYYMLAVEFGKESIYN